CTGGGGCGGCTTCTCGTTGGTGACGTCGCGCACGCTGGCCGGGCCCTTGGTGCCAAAGTCGGGCGTCGTCGCCGTGTCCACCAGGCCGCCGGCCACGTCCTTGTCGAACAGGGCGCGGTTGAAGATGCGGTAGGCCGTCTGCTGCTGGTACGAGGGTGCGGCGTGTCCGGCCTGGAAGACGCGGGCAAAGGTCAGGTTGGAGTACTGCCGCACCAACCCGCCGTCGTAGGTGCAGTTGGTCCGCAGGGGCTGGTAGCCCGCCTCGGCGAACTTTTCCTGGTTCCTCCACGGGATGGCCAAGGAGGCGGCTTCACCGCCCATCCAGTTGCAGGCGAAATCGCGGTCGCCGTACATGAGCGTCaccttcttgcccttgtcgAGGAGGTTGCCCATGGCTTCGAGCCAGCCGGGGCGGTTGTAGTCGCCGATGGACCGGAAGGCCGTTGACGATGCCGACGAGGAGCTGGTCCAGTTGAGGGGTACGCCGAGGGCCAGCTGGACTTCGCGCTGGTTGAGGTAGCCGGGGACGAATGGGTCCGGGAACATGGTAGGCTCGAGCTGAGTGACGTCGTAGTAGTCGCGGCCCGAAGTGGCAATGTAAGGGTCGCGGATGTTGTTGGTGCACCACGTTTCCGAGTCCTGGCAGATCCTGTTCACGGTGGCGTTCACTCCCGTCTGCATGGGGTCATACTCCTTGGCGAGGGCCTGGCAGGTCTCGATCTGCTCGCGGCAGCCGCCCGTGGCATTGAATGCTGCTGTCATGGACTCGTAAACCTCCCTGCTGACCGTCTCAATTCCGTACGTGTTGCGGAACGCCTGCTCGGGGTACGAGGGCCACTGGACCTTGCGCTCTATGCAGGCGttgaccagcagcagcgtgtCAAGGTTGATGATCTTCTTGGGCCCAGCCATGTTGTCGAATTCCCCGTTGCGGATTTTCTCGTTTTGCGCATCGAAGAAGCCGGCTATGGCGGGTCCGTAGCGACCACCGTAGGATTGGGTTGCAATGCTGAAGCGGTCGTCCTTGGGATGGTAGCCTGGGAACTCGGAGAGGAAGATCTGGAAGAAGTGCCACAGGGCAATGGCTCCGTTGACTGATCCAACTGCCGTGCTGTTTTGATTGTTGCTGGGCAGTGTACCCACGCGGAAGGTGGTGTTTGTTGGCGGGATGGGGCTTCCTGGTGCAAGAGTTCTGGTTCCGCCAAAAAGGTCTACAGTGACGTTCCTGAGAACATCATACGAAAACCCGACCTGTCAACCATGTTAGATGCCAAACGTTGCATGATTTTCACACATTATGAATTTATGATTAGGGGGTCGAACCTGCGACGGTTGATCGATATAGATCATGTTCACTAATCCAGATGTTAGCTAGGTGTCCAAATCAGATAGGTAATGTGTTTCTCACCTTTGTTGTTCCACGACAGCGGGTTGAGTCTCGTGGTCTTGGAGTCGGGGTTGATGAAGCAGGGCCCATTCTCGTTGAACAGTCCAGGCATACTGGAAGATCCGGGACCACCGTTCATCCAGACGGAAAGAGGCGCATTTTCCGGGTTTTCACGGGCCTCAAAGAACCAGAAAAAGGTGTTGATAGGGTAGGGCTGCGGCAGGCCACCAGACACATCCAGGGTTCCGGGAGGAAGGTGGATGTACCCCGAGTAGGACTTGACTCCTGGGGTCGTCTCGCAAAGCCCAGGCTGTTTGATTGGCAGCAGCATGTTAGTTACTCGTTCTACAAAGATAGACTGGATGATTGGCGGCCTGCCTCCTTGTAGCTAATCTTGACACCGGGGCTGAGCTTCGACTCCAGCACCATGACCCCTTCAGGAGCCGGCGGGAACTGAGCAAGCGCAGAACCAAACAACGCACCTGCTCCGGCAAGGAGCGACAATCCCAAGCGCGCCATCTTTGTCTCGGTGTCTCGACAGATCCAGTAACAGGGCCGCAACGAGACCGAATCCTGTCAAACCGTCGATGATGGCAGTCGAAGACAGGAGAGCAAAGAACGAACCGTGTCATTCTGAAAAATGGAGAACTGGGCTGGGGAATTGGTTGTTTATCTACCATCCGCGCCGCGTCGACCCAGAGCCAATACCGATGCCGGAAGGCGGCCGGGGTTGGACGCGGAGTCACACCCCGGCCGACCCCTCATCCCCTCATACCAAGAGCTTTTCGGGTCTGCGGCGCGGTGAGCACACTGCAACCTTCCTCATTCGTCGCCGTTGACAGGCACATTGATTGAGAATTTTGAGGTATCACGACGTCATTAACATGCGCTATAAATACAATCGTTATCGGTGCCGCTGTGGCTTCCATTCCGTGCTTGCTTGTTGTGGAATGGAATTTTGGCAGCAGAGTGCCAAGACGGCATGAGCTGCGGCAGTCAATTTCTCCAAGGGCCAACATGGCGGCTGGAAAGTCGCAACGTTCAATTCGTTCACCAGCCTGCGCTATCGAATTAAACCTGCTTACCTTGCCTTGTGTACTTGCTCACCCTCTCTGAGATACCTATATACCTTGACTCCAATCCTAGTTATTTGGGATCTACTAAGCGTGTAGCTTATCTCAACCACTCAGCATCCCTACCCAGACTGGACTTGCAGCACGCCATCGCCTTGCACCTGGGTCCTGGTAGTCACAGACGGCCAAGAATTGCCTACTCCAACCccacacctacctaccttaaatGGAGGTCCGCCGACTTGGCGCGCACACATCTACTATATGCAGCGACCGGAACACGATCACTCGTTTTCTTCTACTCGAACAAACCAACTTTGAAAGAAAACCAAGTCTTTCCAGCTGGAAGGTGTGAGACTTGTTCCGCAGCAGCGAGGCTGTTTGCCAACATTGTTGGTCTCCTGGTTGCCTTTGTGGACTGGTCCTGTCGGCCAACGCTTCTGGTTGTACAGACCAGACGAAGCAGAGATATACGAATGCCCGAGAGGCCGCCAGAGACTGatgcaaagaaaaaggaagtaGAGATTTGTGGGACAGGCCTTACTATAGCAAGAGGAGTGCTCATCCACATATAGGGGATTAGTATAGGCGCAAGGTGTACGGGGTTGTGAAAGAGACAGAGAGACTAGAATTTGTAGGGATGGGAATGGCTGTGTAAGTCTGTCCTTATTCAAGTTGTAACTCTCGCGGGCGAATGAATACGGTTGTTGTCATCTCTCTCCCACTATCGTTAAAGAACCTACGCGGTGGCATCGACAGTCTCTTTTCTATCCAGTCAGTGATACCACACGAGCGGTGAGTTTTGGTTCAAGGTCAGCCAAACCGCGAATTTCAATATTAGTGGTCTTAGAGGTCCGACCCGTATCATTGCCAGTAAAACAATACCCTGGGTCGAGGGCAGGAGTCAACTGCCTCGCCGCGGCTGGTCTTTTGCCGATATCCTAATCTTCTGAGTAAGAAGCACAGCGGAATTCTCCCCCTAAAAGACCACACCACTTCTCAGCATGCCTTCTAGCCAACGGGCTTATTTTCTGGCGAACTGCACTTCCCGATGCTGACACGGCTCCGCCATTCTCGACTGCCGTCCGGACGAATGCTTCATCCCGCCTTTGAACCCCCGACAAGGGCACCTGCACCTCCTCTCCCGCGTCCCGCTGCCAGCAATTGCCGCGGCTGTCCGGCATGTGCTATTTGTCAGGCGCATCATCCTGGCATGTGGTAGTTGGAAACATGTGCTCATTATGCGTCAGAGGTGATGACTGCTGTTGCTACTGGTAGTCGGGTGGTTTGGGGTTTGAGGCAGCGGCGGGAGGCCGCCCGTCCCATTGAGTCGAGCAGGGATGCGCTCAGAGTTTGGAGGTCGACTCACAGCAGCTGCGTCGCCGGCTGGGTGACAATCCGTAGGAAGATAGCAACGAGACTAGAACCTATTTAGCCTCGTGGATGCAAAAGAGAGTGGCTGGTTATTCGCCGCGCtgaggcgaaaaaaaaaatgaaaaaggCTATTGTTTGTTTATAAATCTGTTCAGCTAGGGGGACTTTCcggagagagaaaaacaaacCAAGTTGGCCCCTGCTTGTGACTGCAGCATGTCGTCAGGGGAGGTGTGCTGCGTAGCAGAGACCGCTTAGGGGAGGCGCCCCACTTTTCTTTACTCCCGCACAGGATTATCCCCAAGCTGCTCTGTTGGTGTGACCGAGGTTGCCATCGGTGCCAAAAGGGTCGCCTCGATAGTACAACAGGAGTTGGCGCAAATGAAAGGGGTAATGCCGCTGTTGTGCATCTGCAGCTTCTTTGCGGCTTGTGTCGGCACTGTCACTGTCCTGAGAGCTATCCTTCTTTTGCAGGCTGGGCTGGGGAAAAATTCTGTTGCACGGCACTGTCTCTCTAGCTTTCAATTTGAGATCGCCCTTCATGTTATTTTTCCCCCCAGCGAGACCAAAACGAGCAACTCCGGTGCTGGTCACGTAAACATTATTTATTAGATAGACGAGGTGACTCCTCCGTCAATCGGAGGTTAAACCCCTGTTTGGGCCAATGCAAGAATGTGGCAAAGCAAAGTCTATAAAGCTAGCCCCTATCCCTGAGAGGCTCCCTGGATTCCATCAGGCAAATGGGAATGTGAGAAAAATATGTTTGACTGTGCCCTCGTAAGGTTTGACGTATCTCGCAAAACACGCATCACAGAGGAGCACGAGGGAAAAGATTTTTATTGCGTCATAGTATGAATGATCAAATTAGAATATGTTCTGGTACATGCGAGGCTATGGCTGTAGGCGGGTTGGGGGCTGGCGAGTTCGAACTCGATTTGATGTCGAAAAGCCGGAAAAATTGTCCAAGCTGCAAATATTGGTCGAGCAAAAAAGCGACTGGCGCGAAAAGATTCGGCCTGACGGCTGCGACAGGGATTGGTGCATTGCTCACGAGTCGCTGCTATAAAAGAGTTGATGTATGCTTGCAGCATATCCGACTTGCACGCCAGTTTTTGCCAGAAAAGCATAAGCTCGGTGTTGGAAGCATGGTCGACCATCTCAGGCAAACCCTCCAGCTTGGTGTCGATGGCCTTTAACTCCAGGCATATTGACAGGCAACGTGCGATTACTCGAGCTAGCTTCCATCATGTGTTGGCAGGCTGTTCAGTTCCCCGATGAAGATCTTCATGGAGAACCTACCACGAGTTCGGCTCGTGCAAGAGTGGCATCAACTTGCGACGGCGCAACACTTCTTCCAACAGGGTGTCTTCGCGTATTGCTGCACGTGTGACGGGGGCAACAATACTGTACGGCGAGGCGAAACATTGATAGCTTGCCACTGTCTTTAGTAGCCCCTTGTCATAAGGAAGACCGCAAGTCTGCAAAAACTAAAATTTTGAGCATAAAGTTGCCTGCTGCAGAAAAATGTAACTTTCGCATCGAGTGTTTGTTGACATGAAGTTAGTTCAACACCTTATACAGAATCAGTAAACAACCCCAGCCACCCTCTCGTGCTTTATAAAAGAATCGCTGCctgtccattttccaattcttcttcttttccctctTCTCCCATGATCCATTACTTTGAGTGAAGCTCTGCTAAACTGCTCTGCTAAACTGCTCTGCTAAACTGCTCTGCTACATTGCTCTGCTACATTACCAGACCCCATAATCTGTCATATTGCTCAAGCTCTGCTTCCTTTGAAGAAAATACCTACCTTGATCTTGATTCCTTGACCCTGATTCAAGACCTATATATATTCTCCAGTCTCTACGTCAAAATGGAgcatcttttttctttggtcgACGATGATTTCGAGCCCGTCAACCCCCAGCAGCTCACAAGCACTGGTCATCGTCGCAAAATGTACGGACCAAACGCATCGCGATGCGCAAGCATTCAACAGCACACCGTCTACAAGCGAGTCGAGGAGCTTTGCCTGCCGCCGTTCTACACGCGCAAGTTCGACTACGAGGAGATCGGCACCATCAGACCGGAGCGCCACGAGTTCCAGAAAATCGAGCGCCTGCCATGCAACGAGATCTGGGTAAACACCATCCTCCAAGTGTCCAAGGCAATTCTTCGGCATCCTTCGGCCAAACAACCACTCGGCGCTACACAAGCTCAGAACTCGCCATCGTACGATCTGCCATTTTACAGCGGTTACGATACCCACGAGACTGGCGAGTTGCTTGACGAAGCCATGGAGAGGATCATCGAGCACAACCCAGACAGCTTTTTCGCCGACGACATGGCTGAAGCCAAACTTACCCTGCGAGGCGTGTCGGCTCTACTTTACCAGGACGCGATGATCAACGACATCTGCAAGACGCAGCTCCCCGAGTACACGGCCGACCCACCGCCGCCATCATCGAACGCCGACTCCTGCGCGACTTCAAGACTTGACGAGATCGCCGAACGGATGGAGGAGTCGCCGCTTCTCAACGCGCGTCACGAAATCCTGCCCAAGATCATCGAGATTACCATCGCTCACATCCTGCTCCTCGACTACGAGATCGACGCGATCATCCGGATTCCCCCCAATACGGGCATCATCCCTCAAGACATGGTTGACTTCCGCAGCCTCCTGGACGACGCCATCGCCTTCGCCAGGACCTTTCCCCACGCAAACATCGAGGCCCGGCATCTATCCTGCGCATTCGCCACGTTCGCCCTGGAGATCAACAAGCTCTGCGCCAGGACCTGGCTCCAAGCCACCGTCATCGTCGAGGACGTCCTGCACATGTTCTTTTCGCTGCGGACGGCAGTCTACCACGGCCGATACCGACCCATCGTCAGGGACATGGTCGTGGCGGCCACCGCGAGCGGCGCCGGCGAGGACGAAGAGGCGGACCCGGGCGTCACCAACCCCGAGAGGGCCATGAGGGCGACCGTCGCGCTCCAGCGCAAGCTCTCGGTCGATTTCAACGTCATGGTGCATTTCGTCGTCGACGATGACATAATCCGACGTATGATGTTGAACGTCATCGAGGGAGTGGCCAACATGATGAAGCTCCCCACCAACGCAAGCGACATCAAGCCGGGACCGAGGAAGCTGCTCGAGACGGGGCCCGAGGATAACGACGACGACTTGCGCAAGGCAGACCTGGACAGGGTTTCTATCAAGCCTGCGGAACTTTTGTCACTCTGGGAGCTCTGGTAGCTCGAGTTTTTTGCTGGGAACTTTTGGATGGGGATTTGTCTTTATTGTTTGGCCAGCAGTCTGTTTTGAATGTCTAGTGCTTGGATTGGATTGGTGTTTTTGGTTATCTGGATTCTCTGGGTgtcttttttggtcttttgGGTTATTGGGACTGTCTGGGTTACTTGGATTGGAGTCTGGACTACTACTTTTGGGATCGGTTTGACTGCGGCTGGAGAATAAAGACGTTGATGGATCCTGGTACGTGCACCTGTAGCACACCTTGCCAACTTTTGTGACCACAGCAAATGCCGTAGGTACGTTGCTGAGCTGTATTGTGCAGCCTGTCCGGCTCGAGACCACCGTCCCAATGTAGAAAGATGGTTACGCCTCGGCATTTTTCACTACCTGGCCAGAAGCAAAGCATGGAGCAAGAATGCCCTAGGTTTGACATGTACTCTCTGTGAGAAGAAGGAACGGGTGACAACACACGGGAAAGCCTTATCGGCCAGCGGCAAACTTGACAAAAATTCCCCGGATGGCAAGCGGTCTGACATCATGCACCTTCTCCCAGTGCGACGTAGAACCCCTCGTACCTGCCCTCAGCCATCATCGTCTCCCTCTTGGTGGCAGTGAGAGGGTCTGCGAATTAGGCTCCATGGGAGCCCCGCGGCAGAGTCTTAGACAATGAGGCCAGCGTCACCCATCCGAGAACATCGGCTTCGAGCCAGCCAAGCCGCCGTCAGTCACGCAGCGCTTGCCCCCACGGTCAGGCCGCCCGGGGTTTCTGTAACCACCAAATCCCAGTTCGTCGACAAAGATGGGTTGTGAGGACAAGGCGGACACGGACTACGAGTCAGCGCCAGATTCTAACGGGGTAGAGCTTCGAATAACCGCATTGTGAGGGAGGTTTGATTCGAGGGACGCGATGAAGCGACAGCTCAATCCCAAGAAAAATGGTTCCCTGTGCGATGGGCATTTCTCAGTAAAAGATTGTCGCTGGTCGCTGAAGGAAGCGATTTGTTTGATGGGAAAATACTATTTTAGGAAAAAGGGTGGTTATGTACACATGCAAAAATTATCGTGTCCCTTCTAGGGCCATGCAGGCAAACGCATCGAGATAGGCCCCCGCTGTCCCTCGCCAAACAAGGTGCGCCACTTGCGGCAACGACAAGGCTTAGCTCTACCTCTGACCAGGCCTGAAGGGTGTGTCGATGCTACGTCGACGTGTCAGCATTCTCCAGCACAGTCAGACGTTGACGCATGTGCATGATCCAGTCATGATCGATGATCGGCTTACGtgcatcaccaccacctgcAGCATCCGTTTGTGCAAGAGAATGGCCAAAAGCGCACCCGAGAGTCAAGATGGCGAGGATGCCGAGGATGGCCGCGAAGCAGGCCCCGAACTTGCCGAAACCTTTGTTGTCTGCTGTCACGCGCCAATCGTCTTTGGGAGAGATCGTCGTCGCTGCTCAAGTCATCCGCTTTGTTTTCTGCATCTGTGGTGAAGGCAGCCTTGTAAGCAGAATTGACGAACGATGGAGTCATGTTCAATACAGACTATGTTAATCTGAACAAGCAAAAGAGAcgaaaaggaacaaaaatATAGGGGGCAAGGACCCATTCGTTGGCAAGAGAGTGCGGTATTAAGATTTGTTGGCGGAACAGCAACCGCCGCTCCCAAGCCAAGTTTTGCCGTCTTGGCATTGTACGCTGGTTGGCCATCACCAAACACAGATGGCAGGATTCAGTGTGTTATGCAGGgactacttgggggctgttcgttgtgggccccctcaaagagggggttacaaaaccttgattttcgaaaaaaccgtgggccagcaaatttgttagcagatcgctaacaaagtagctcatgaaagttcgattcacgttcgtaaacactacacccacgaaaaaggttagaatttgcagataaattgaagccgtgaattgcgctgtagatatctatttctagagttttggctcaatcgcccttttccggtcgctcaagcggtcacaaggcgacccgggtacttccaactcatcctttctaccacccggtattggcggcgaggaacggtcttcaagcggtctcgtatcctgaagttgacggggag
The Pyricularia oryzae 70-15 chromosome 1, whole genome shotgun sequence DNA segment above includes these coding regions:
- a CDS encoding carboxypeptidase S1 yields the protein MARLGLSLLAGAGALFGSALAQFPPAPEGVMVLESKLSPGVKISYKEPGLCETTPGVKSYSGYIHLPPGTLDVSGGLPQPYPINTFFWFFEARENPENAPLSVWMNGGPGSSSMPGLFNENGPCFINPDSKTTRLNPLSWNNKVNMIYIDQPSQVGFSYDVLRNVTVDLFGGTRTLAPGSPIPPTNTTFRVGTLPSNNQNSTAVGSVNGAIALWHFFQIFLSEFPGYHPKDDRFSIATQSYGGRYGPAIAGFFDAQNEKIRNGEFDNMAGPKKIINLDTLLLVNACIERKVQWPSYPEQAFRNTYGIETVSREVYESMTAAFNATGGCREQIETCQALAKEYDPMQTGVNATVNRICQDSETWCTNNIRDPYIATSGRDYYDVTQLEPTMFPDPFVPGYLNQREVQLALGVPLNWTSSSSASSTAFRSIGDYNRPGWLEAMGNLLDKGKKVTLMYGDRDFACNWMGGEAASLAIPWRNQEKFAEAGYQPLRTNCTYDGGLVRQYSNLTFARVFQAGHAAPSYQQQTAYRIFNRALFDKDVAGGLVDTATTPDFGTKGPASVRDVTNEKPPQYPYYCYILDTSSCTDVQIAALRAGTAVIRDFIMVDPPYDPAAPRLAARDVRGMPTVDPDQRFY